The following are from one region of the Strigops habroptila isolate Jane chromosome 22, bStrHab1.2.pri, whole genome shotgun sequence genome:
- the LOC115602645 gene encoding methanethiol oxidase-like isoform X2: protein MKGPREEIVYVPCIYRNTGRKKPDFLATVDVNPQSSHYCQVIHRLPMPNLGDELHHSGWNTCSSCFGDATKKRNRLILPSFISSRIYVVDVGTDPRAPRLFKVVNPEDVFWKCNLGYPHTSHCLGSGEIMISTLGDPAGSGKGGFILLDGETFEIKGNWEKGDKIPSMGYDFWYQPRHNVLISTEWGMPKCLGYGFDPADLKKGRYGRHLNVWDWTTRTYVQAIDVGEDAAPLEIRFLHNPDAAEGYVGCTISSAIHRFYKTKQGDWAAEKVIQVPSKKVEGWLLPDMPGFITDILISLDDRFLYFSNWLHGDIRQYDISNTRKPKLVGQVFVGGSITKGGPVSVCRDEELQSQPDPFVIQGKRVPGGPQMIQLSLDGQRLYVTTSLYSAWDRQFYPDLIEDGSVMLQLDVDTEHGGLTVNRSFLVDFGKEPDGPCLAHEIRYPGGDCTSDIWV from the exons GACCCCGGGAGGAGATTGTGTATGTGCCCTGCATCTACAGGAACACAGGGAGGAAGAAACCCGACTTTCTGGCCACTGTGGATGTCAACCCCCAATCTTCACACTACTGTCAG GTGATCCACCGCCTGCCCATGCCCAACCTGGGGGACGAGCTGCACCACTCGGGGTGGAatacctgcagcagctgcttcgGGGACGCCACCAAGAAGCGCAACCGCCTCATCCTCCCCAGCTTCATCTCCTCCCGCATCTACGTGGTGGATGTGGGAACCGACCCGCGAGCTCCCAGGCTTTTCAAG GTTGTGAACCCAGAGGACGTGTTCTGGAAGTGCAACCTGGGCTACCCCCACACCTCCCACTGCCTGGGCAGTGGTGAAATCATGATCAGCACCCTGGGAGACCCGGCCGGCAGCGGGAAAG GTGGCTTTATTCTGCTGGATGGAGAGACCTTTGAGATCAAGGGGAACTGGGAGAAAGGGGACAAGATCCCCTCAATGGGTTATGACTTCTGGTACCAGCCACGCCATAACGTCCTGATCAGCACTGAATGGGGAATGCCAAAATGCCTGGGATATGGATTTGACCCAGCTGATCTGAAGAAAG gGCGCTACGGACGCCACCTCAACGTGTGGGACTGGACCACTCGCACCTACGTCCAGGCCATCGATGTGGGCGAGGACGCGGCGCCCCTGGAGATCCGCTTCCTGCACAACCCCGACGCCGCCGAGGGCTACGTGGGCTGCACCATCAGCAGCGCCATCCACCGCTTCTACAAGACCAAG CAAGGAGACTGGGCGGCCGAGAAGGTGATCCAAGTCCCCAGCAAAAAGGTGGAGGGATGGCTCCTCCCGGACATGCCAG GCTTCATCACCGACATCCTCATCTCGCTGGACGACAGGTTCCTGTATTTCAGCAACTGGCTGCACGGAGACATCCGCCAGTACGACATCTCCAACACCCGCAAGCCCAAGCTGGTGGGGcag GTGTTTGTGGGTGGCAGCATCACCAAGGGAGGACCCGTGAGCGTGTGCAGGGATGAAGAGCTGCAGAGCCAGCCAGACCCGTTTGTCATCCAG GGGAAGAGGGTGCCGGGGGGACCCCAGATGATCCAGCTCAGCTTGGACGGGCAGAGGCTGTACGTCACCACGTCCCTCTACAGCGCCTGGGACAGGCAGTTCTACCCCGACCTCATTGA GGACGGCTCCGTCATGCTGCAGCTGGACGTGGACACAGAGCACGGCGGCCTGACGGTCAACCGGAGCTTCCTGGTGGATTTTGGGAAGGAGCCCGACGGGCCCTGCCTGGCGCACGAGATCCGGTACCCCGGTGGGGACTGCACCTCCGATATCTGGGTTTAG
- the LOC115602645 gene encoding methanethiol oxidase-like isoform X1 → MQAGSSPSAAHQQVRSNPASTTEECGACGPGFASPLDAMKGPREEIVYVPCIYRNTGRKKPDFLATVDVNPQSSHYCQVIHRLPMPNLGDELHHSGWNTCSSCFGDATKKRNRLILPSFISSRIYVVDVGTDPRAPRLFKVVNPEDVFWKCNLGYPHTSHCLGSGEIMISTLGDPAGSGKGGFILLDGETFEIKGNWEKGDKIPSMGYDFWYQPRHNVLISTEWGMPKCLGYGFDPADLKKGRYGRHLNVWDWTTRTYVQAIDVGEDAAPLEIRFLHNPDAAEGYVGCTISSAIHRFYKTKQGDWAAEKVIQVPSKKVEGWLLPDMPGFITDILISLDDRFLYFSNWLHGDIRQYDISNTRKPKLVGQVFVGGSITKGGPVSVCRDEELQSQPDPFVIQGKRVPGGPQMIQLSLDGQRLYVTTSLYSAWDRQFYPDLIEDGSVMLQLDVDTEHGGLTVNRSFLVDFGKEPDGPCLAHEIRYPGGDCTSDIWV, encoded by the exons GACCCCGGGAGGAGATTGTGTATGTGCCCTGCATCTACAGGAACACAGGGAGGAAGAAACCCGACTTTCTGGCCACTGTGGATGTCAACCCCCAATCTTCACACTACTGTCAG GTGATCCACCGCCTGCCCATGCCCAACCTGGGGGACGAGCTGCACCACTCGGGGTGGAatacctgcagcagctgcttcgGGGACGCCACCAAGAAGCGCAACCGCCTCATCCTCCCCAGCTTCATCTCCTCCCGCATCTACGTGGTGGATGTGGGAACCGACCCGCGAGCTCCCAGGCTTTTCAAG GTTGTGAACCCAGAGGACGTGTTCTGGAAGTGCAACCTGGGCTACCCCCACACCTCCCACTGCCTGGGCAGTGGTGAAATCATGATCAGCACCCTGGGAGACCCGGCCGGCAGCGGGAAAG GTGGCTTTATTCTGCTGGATGGAGAGACCTTTGAGATCAAGGGGAACTGGGAGAAAGGGGACAAGATCCCCTCAATGGGTTATGACTTCTGGTACCAGCCACGCCATAACGTCCTGATCAGCACTGAATGGGGAATGCCAAAATGCCTGGGATATGGATTTGACCCAGCTGATCTGAAGAAAG gGCGCTACGGACGCCACCTCAACGTGTGGGACTGGACCACTCGCACCTACGTCCAGGCCATCGATGTGGGCGAGGACGCGGCGCCCCTGGAGATCCGCTTCCTGCACAACCCCGACGCCGCCGAGGGCTACGTGGGCTGCACCATCAGCAGCGCCATCCACCGCTTCTACAAGACCAAG CAAGGAGACTGGGCGGCCGAGAAGGTGATCCAAGTCCCCAGCAAAAAGGTGGAGGGATGGCTCCTCCCGGACATGCCAG GCTTCATCACCGACATCCTCATCTCGCTGGACGACAGGTTCCTGTATTTCAGCAACTGGCTGCACGGAGACATCCGCCAGTACGACATCTCCAACACCCGCAAGCCCAAGCTGGTGGGGcag GTGTTTGTGGGTGGCAGCATCACCAAGGGAGGACCCGTGAGCGTGTGCAGGGATGAAGAGCTGCAGAGCCAGCCAGACCCGTTTGTCATCCAG GGGAAGAGGGTGCCGGGGGGACCCCAGATGATCCAGCTCAGCTTGGACGGGCAGAGGCTGTACGTCACCACGTCCCTCTACAGCGCCTGGGACAGGCAGTTCTACCCCGACCTCATTGA GGACGGCTCCGTCATGCTGCAGCTGGACGTGGACACAGAGCACGGCGGCCTGACGGTCAACCGGAGCTTCCTGGTGGATTTTGGGAAGGAGCCCGACGGGCCCTGCCTGGCGCACGAGATCCGGTACCCCGGTGGGGACTGCACCTCCGATATCTGGGTTTAG